In Nitrosospira briensis C-128, a genomic segment contains:
- the lpdA gene encoding dihydrolipoyl dehydrogenase yields the protein MAQLIEIKIPDIGDFKDVPVIEILVKPGEAVEKETSLITLETEKAAMEIPSPQAGIVKEINVKLGDKVSEGSVILMLEAAEQNGKTSPDAALDPDQKKDEGEQGQPVIVDLKPTTDNSTTAVPRGDIHADIVVLGAGPGGYTAAFRAADLGKKVVLIERYPTLGGVCLNVGCIPSKALLHVAKVITDAEETAQQGIVFGKPGIEIDKLRKWKDSITGKLTKGLSGLAQKRKVEVVRGIGKFTSPNMMQVETADGQKNVSFEHCIIAAGSSAARIPGFPYDDPRIIDSTGALKLEEIPKRMLIIGGGIIGLEMATVYDALGSKVSVVELMDQLIPGADSDLVKPLHKRIQKRYEAIYLKTRVTGIESQENGLKVTFEGEQNSNTTPETTPEPQTYDRILMAVGRRPNGRDIGAERAGVNVNERGFISVDKQLRTNVPHIFAIGDIIGEPMLAHKASHEGKLAAEIIAGGEKMKNAAFDARAIPSVAYTDPEIAWMGLTETEAKKQGLEYEKAAFPWAASGRALAMARDEGFTKLLLDKKTRRILGAGIVGVNAGELISETVLGLEMGADMEDIGLTIHPHPTLSETVFFAAEIAEGTITDLYMPKR from the coding sequence ATGGCTCAACTTATCGAAATCAAAATCCCCGATATCGGCGACTTCAAGGATGTTCCCGTTATCGAAATCCTGGTGAAACCGGGCGAGGCGGTGGAAAAGGAAACGTCGCTCATCACGCTTGAAACCGAAAAGGCGGCGATGGAGATTCCTTCGCCTCAAGCCGGCATTGTGAAGGAAATCAACGTCAAGCTCGGCGATAAGGTTTCAGAAGGATCAGTCATACTGATGCTGGAGGCGGCTGAGCAGAACGGAAAAACTTCTCCCGACGCCGCGCTTGATCCAGATCAAAAAAAAGACGAAGGGGAGCAAGGTCAACCCGTCATCGTCGATCTGAAACCTACAACAGACAATTCCACCACTGCTGTGCCGCGCGGCGACATCCATGCCGATATCGTGGTATTGGGCGCGGGCCCGGGCGGCTACACCGCTGCGTTCCGTGCCGCCGATCTTGGCAAGAAGGTGGTATTGATCGAGCGTTACCCAACGCTGGGCGGTGTATGCCTCAATGTCGGCTGTATTCCATCCAAGGCACTGCTGCACGTGGCAAAAGTCATTACCGATGCCGAGGAAACGGCTCAGCAGGGCATTGTTTTCGGCAAGCCGGGCATAGAAATAGACAAACTGCGAAAATGGAAGGATTCCATCACCGGCAAGCTCACAAAAGGGTTGTCGGGGTTGGCGCAGAAGCGCAAGGTCGAGGTTGTGCGAGGCATCGGCAAGTTCACCTCGCCCAATATGATGCAGGTGGAAACAGCGGACGGTCAGAAAAATGTGTCGTTTGAACATTGCATCATCGCCGCGGGTTCAAGCGCGGCACGTATTCCCGGTTTTCCATATGATGATCCCCGTATCATCGATTCGACCGGCGCGTTGAAGCTGGAGGAAATTCCAAAGCGCATGCTCATTATCGGTGGCGGCATAATCGGCCTGGAAATGGCAACGGTTTATGACGCGCTGGGTTCGAAAGTGAGCGTGGTCGAATTGATGGATCAATTGATTCCCGGCGCGGATTCAGACCTTGTCAAACCGCTGCACAAGCGCATACAGAAGCGCTACGAGGCGATCTATCTGAAAACCAGGGTTACCGGAATCGAGTCTCAAGAAAATGGACTGAAAGTGACATTTGAGGGAGAACAGAACTCAAACACTACGCCGGAAACTACGCCAGAGCCGCAAACATACGACCGCATTCTCATGGCGGTGGGTCGCCGCCCCAACGGACGCGATATCGGCGCCGAACGTGCCGGCGTCAACGTGAATGAGCGCGGCTTCATCTCCGTGGATAAGCAGTTGCGCACCAATGTGCCGCATATTTTCGCAATCGGCGATATCATCGGCGAGCCCATGCTGGCGCACAAAGCCTCGCATGAAGGCAAGCTTGCCGCGGAAATCATTGCCGGTGGAGAAAAAATGAAAAATGCGGCATTCGACGCACGTGCCATTCCGTCGGTGGCCTACACCGATCCGGAAATCGCCTGGATGGGATTAACCGAAACGGAAGCCAAAAAGCAAGGTTTGGAATATGAAAAGGCGGCGTTCCCCTGGGCCGCAAGCGGCCGCGCACTTGCCATGGCGCGGGATGAAGGCTTCACCAAGCTATTGCTGGACAAGAAAACCCGCCGCATTCTCGGTGCCGGCATAGTAGGCGTCAACGCGGGCGAACTGATCTCCGAAACCGTACTG